In one window of Saprospiraceae bacterium DNA:
- the aroE gene encoding shikimate dehydrogenase (AroE; catalyzes the conversion of shikimate to 3-dehydroshikimate), whose protein sequence is MAHFGLIGKSLKHSFSKTYFESKWARENIFGHEYTLYELENESALDDFLKREQNLHGLNVTIPYKTSIIKYIHELTETGMDIQAVNCLRKMDGAWIGHNTDADAFLLSLENFLPSEFPHKALVLGSGGASQAVRHALKIKGIGFQVVSSSGKGLSYEHLRLNWDPAWKLIINTSPLGMFPDVDACPDLPYDRFDESFYLMDLVYNPEKTLFLTLGAERACHIKNGLEMLHLQAELSWLFWNQ, encoded by the coding sequence TTGGCACATTTTGGTTTGATCGGTAAATCATTGAAACACTCTTTTTCGAAAACCTATTTTGAATCAAAGTGGGCAAGAGAAAATATCTTCGGTCATGAATATACCCTATATGAACTTGAAAATGAATCCGCCTTGGATGATTTTCTAAAACGAGAACAAAATCTTCACGGACTGAATGTTACGATCCCTTATAAAACCAGCATCATTAAATACATCCATGAACTCACTGAAACCGGTATGGACATCCAGGCAGTGAATTGCCTTCGTAAAATGGATGGGGCCTGGATTGGACACAACACTGATGCCGATGCATTTTTACTAAGTTTAGAAAATTTCTTACCATCTGAATTTCCCCACAAAGCTTTGGTTTTGGGCAGTGGTGGGGCTTCTCAAGCCGTTAGACATGCACTAAAAATCAAGGGAATTGGATTTCAGGTAGTCTCTTCCTCAGGCAAGGGATTGAGTTATGAACACCTGCGGTTAAATTGGGATCCAGCCTGGAAACTCATTATCAATACCAGCCCATTGGGCATGTTTCCCGATGTCGATGCATGTCCTGATCTCCCTTACGACCGGTTTGACGAAAGTTTCTACCTCATGGATTTGGTCTATAATCCTGAAAAAACCCTATTTTTGACTCTGGGAGCAGAAAGAGCTTGCCATATTAAGAACGGCCTGGAAATGCTGCACCTGCAAGCGGAATTATCCTGGTTATTCTGGAACCAATAA
- a CDS encoding GIY-YIG nuclease family protein yields MKVVVYVLRSKADNARYVGMTTDLNRRLAEHNDGKNRYTKGHIPWKIVYSENCENWELGRRKEKYYKTSAGRNYINKILANQKNDVFPA; encoded by the coding sequence TTGAAAGTTGTTGTATATGTGCTTAGAAGCAAGGCTGATAATGCTCGTTATGTTGGTATGACAACTGATTTGAATCGCCGTTTGGCCGAACACAACGATGGAAAAAATCGATACACTAAAGGACACATTCCTTGGAAAATAGTTTACTCTGAAAATTGTGAGAATTGGGAATTAGGAAGAAGAAAAGAAAAATATTACAAAACTTCTGCTGGTCGAAATTACATTAATAAGATATTAGCAAACCAAAAGAATGATGTGTTCCCTGCCTGA
- a CDS encoding VOC family protein — translation MTGQRKNPFTWVEIYVNDMSRAQQFYETILDMKMTELPMPEGMAEMQMLSFPWAEGEKNISGALVKMKDMKPGTGGTLVYFACDDCALEESRVEKAGGKVFQTKMAIGDYGFCSIISDSEGNTIGLHSMK, via the coding sequence ATGACTGGACAACGTAAGAACCCTTTCACCTGGGTGGAAATTTATGTAAATGACATGAGCCGTGCTCAACAATTCTATGAAACTATTTTAGACATGAAAATGACTGAACTTCCCATGCCCGAAGGAATGGCGGAAATGCAAATGTTGAGTTTTCCCTGGGCTGAAGGAGAGAAAAATATCAGCGGTGCCCTGGTAAAAATGAAAGATATGAAACCCGGAACTGGCGGAACATTGGTTTACTTCGCCTGCGATGATTGTGCCCTGGAAGAAAGTAGGGTTGAAAAAGCTGGCGGAAAAGTATTTCAAACAAAAATGGCCATAGGTGATTATGGTTTTTGTTCCATTATTTCCGACTCCGAAGGGAATACAATCGGATTACATTCTATGAAATAA
- a CDS encoding phosphoglycerate kinase: MKNLELSGKYVLLRVDFNVPIKEGIIQDDTRIAKSLDTIKYLIDQRARVIIMSHLGRPLKELLPDGQINFAKFSLKPISKKLEEMLNVRVLFSTDCGGPDSIDKRNALETGEILLLENTRFNKQEEKGQAEFAQQLAALGEFYINDAFGAAHREHASTATIARYFDKNHKAFGFLMQREVENGKRVLENPVKPCTAILGGAKVSDKILLISNLMEFCDAILIGGGMAYTLLKAQGYEIGHSLCETDKLELALDLIQKARAKNVKLLLPVDHLAAHSFDDQGPAMLCTDQNVPENQMGLDIGPQTIERYRDEILNSKTLIWNGPMGVFEKPAFETGTREIALAIAEASTNGAYSLVGGGDSVSAVKKFKLADQVSFVSTGGGAMLEMLEGKVLPGIDAMNN, from the coding sequence GTGAAGAATTTGGAATTGTCTGGCAAATATGTTTTGCTGCGGGTAGACTTTAATGTACCCATAAAAGAAGGGATTATTCAGGATGATACAAGAATTGCAAAGTCACTGGATACGATAAAATATTTAATCGATCAAAGAGCCAGGGTGATCATCATGTCTCATCTGGGAAGGCCTTTAAAAGAATTACTGCCAGATGGTCAAATCAACTTTGCAAAATTTTCGTTGAAGCCTATTTCAAAAAAACTGGAAGAAATGCTCAATGTCAGGGTCTTGTTTTCCACCGATTGTGGCGGACCCGACAGCATTGATAAAAGGAATGCATTGGAAACCGGAGAAATTCTCCTGCTCGAGAACACGCGATTTAATAAACAAGAAGAAAAAGGACAGGCGGAGTTTGCTCAACAGCTTGCAGCTCTGGGCGAGTTTTACATCAACGATGCTTTTGGAGCTGCCCATAGGGAACATGCAAGTACCGCAACCATAGCCCGCTATTTCGATAAAAACCACAAAGCATTTGGATTTCTCATGCAGCGCGAGGTGGAAAATGGCAAAAGAGTGCTCGAGAATCCGGTAAAGCCATGTACCGCAATTTTGGGTGGTGCTAAAGTTTCAGATAAGATCTTGCTTATATCCAATCTTATGGAATTCTGCGATGCTATTTTAATTGGAGGCGGAATGGCATATACTTTATTAAAAGCACAAGGCTACGAAATTGGCCATTCACTTTGTGAAACAGATAAACTTGAATTGGCTCTCGACCTGATTCAAAAAGCCCGGGCTAAAAATGTGAAGTTGTTGCTTCCGGTAGATCACCTCGCAGCCCACAGTTTTGATGATCAGGGCCCGGCAATGTTATGTACAGACCAAAACGTGCCGGAAAACCAAATGGGACTCGATATAGGACCCCAAACCATCGAACGCTACAGGGATGAGATATTAAATTCGAAGACGCTTATCTGGAACGGACCCATGGGCGTATTTGAAAAACCTGCATTCGAAACAGGGACCCGGGAGATCGCTCTGGCTATCGCTGAAGCAAGTACCAATGGCGCTTACTCGCTGGTAGGTGGTGGAGACTCTGTGTCGGCGGTAAAAAAATTTAAGTTAGCGGACCAGGTCAGCTTTGTATCTACCGGGGGTGGAGCAATGTTGGAAATGCTCGAAGGGAAAGTGCTTCCGGGAATTGATGCCATGAACAACTAA
- a CDS encoding proline dehydrogenase family protein codes for MNKPKVVSVGNFLGNLAAKFPFHLFDPLIRETIFYQFCGGTSLLECQKVVDKLHFKNALTILDFGVEAKETEDDFNKTLEENLRAIEFAASNPNVPGISTKLTGYIPFSVLEKLHSGDPLNAHDQIAWERLEERFVELCNKALEHGVSLFIDAEESWIQNPIDQLVDKYMVLYNKEKPIIYNTFQMYRKGKLDYLKASFEDARSKNYILGAKIVRGAYMEKERHRAKELGYEDPIMPNKEQTDIQYDDSIRFCIDHHEQISLCNSSHNKKSTLLQTELMTQRNIAKDHPFLNFCQLLGMSDNLTFNLASQGYCVAKYVPYGPVKEIIPYLTRRAKENTSITGDMSRELGLLHTEMLRRGLLNN; via the coding sequence ATGAACAAACCCAAAGTGGTCAGCGTTGGAAATTTTTTGGGCAACCTTGCTGCAAAATTTCCCTTTCATCTTTTTGACCCGCTTATTCGAGAAACTATTTTCTATCAGTTTTGTGGAGGAACCAGCTTATTGGAATGTCAAAAAGTGGTCGATAAACTCCATTTCAAAAATGCGCTCACTATTCTCGATTTTGGTGTCGAAGCCAAAGAAACGGAAGACGATTTCAACAAGACGCTCGAAGAAAATCTACGCGCCATTGAATTCGCAGCATCGAATCCCAATGTACCTGGAATCAGTACCAAACTTACCGGTTACATACCTTTCTCTGTGCTGGAAAAATTGCATTCGGGTGATCCTTTAAATGCCCACGATCAAATTGCCTGGGAACGACTCGAGGAGCGATTTGTAGAGCTTTGCAACAAAGCACTTGAACATGGAGTTTCTCTTTTCATAGATGCAGAAGAATCCTGGATACAAAATCCAATTGACCAGTTGGTAGATAAATATATGGTCCTTTACAATAAAGAAAAGCCGATTATATATAATACTTTCCAGATGTACAGGAAGGGTAAGCTCGATTATTTGAAAGCAAGTTTTGAAGATGCTCGTTCTAAAAATTATATCCTGGGAGCTAAAATTGTGAGAGGTGCCTATATGGAAAAAGAAAGGCATCGTGCAAAGGAATTGGGCTATGAAGATCCAATCATGCCAAACAAAGAACAAACTGATATACAATACGATGATTCTATAAGATTTTGCATAGATCATCACGAACAAATCAGTTTGTGCAACAGCAGCCATAATAAAAAGAGTACATTACTCCAAACTGAACTGATGACGCAAAGGAACATCGCAAAGGATCACCCTTTTCTCAACTTTTGTCAATTGCTGGGGATGAGCGATAACCTGACTTTTAATCTTGCTTCCCAGGGTTATTGCGTTGCTAAATATGTCCCCTATGGTCCGGTAAAGGAAATTATTCCTTATCTGACACGCAGAGCTAAGGAAAACACCAGTATCACCGGCGATATGAGCAGGGAATTAGGCTTGTTGCACACCGAAATGCTCAGACGTGGATTATTGAATAATTGA
- a CDS encoding VOC family protein translates to MKLGAFSISLAVKDIHKSVEFYKKLGFTEKGGNIDQNWVVLKNENAVIGLFQGMFENNIITFNPGWDAHAQNLEEFDDVRTIQKQLKTAGLTLERESDETTVGPEYLTLTDPDGNNILIDQHR, encoded by the coding sequence ATGAAACTAGGAGCATTTTCAATCAGCCTTGCTGTAAAAGATATCCATAAATCTGTAGAATTTTACAAAAAATTAGGGTTTACAGAAAAAGGAGGAAACATTGATCAAAACTGGGTTGTACTCAAAAATGAAAACGCAGTTATTGGACTTTTTCAGGGAATGTTTGAAAACAACATCATCACGTTTAACCCGGGTTGGGATGCTCATGCACAAAACTTAGAAGAGTTTGATGATGTTAGAACCATTCAAAAACAACTCAAGACAGCCGGGCTTACTTTAGAAAGAGAATCAGACGAAACCACTGTCGGCCCGGAATATTTAACATTGACCGATCCTGATGGTAATAACATCTTGATAGACCAACATCGATGA
- the gap gene encoding type I glyceraldehyde-3-phosphate dehydrogenase, whose protein sequence is MKRIAINGFGRIGRLTYRFLSSRPEIEVVAINDLTDIPTLAHLLEFDTAQRRFQKNVGFNEKAILVDGKELLTFNQKDPRNLPWKELQIDLVLECTGIYLTREAASMHIDAGAKKVILSAPPKDSDIPTFVTTVNDGVLPGGEFVISNASCTTNCLAVVLKAIHENFGIEFASMNTIHAFTQDQRLQDAPHKDLRRARAASMNIIPTSTGAGSAVEAVYPAIKGKLMASSYRVPIITGSLIELVCKLQKPADADAVNQMFREEANNRLKGILEYSEKPLVSTDIIGNTHSAIFDAPLTNYKDGYLKVVAWYDNEAGYSARLADLCIKFAHH, encoded by the coding sequence ATGAAAAGAATCGCCATCAACGGATTTGGGAGAATCGGACGGTTAACTTACCGTTTTCTATCTTCCAGGCCTGAAATTGAGGTCGTTGCAATCAATGATCTCACCGATATACCCACTTTAGCTCATTTATTGGAGTTCGATACTGCACAAAGAAGATTTCAAAAAAACGTGGGTTTTAATGAAAAGGCTATCTTGGTTGATGGCAAAGAATTACTGACGTTTAACCAGAAAGATCCCAGAAATCTGCCCTGGAAAGAACTTCAAATTGATTTGGTCCTGGAATGTACGGGGATCTATCTCACCAGGGAAGCCGCCAGTATGCACATCGATGCGGGGGCAAAAAAAGTGATCTTATCTGCACCTCCCAAAGACTCCGATATACCCACCTTCGTGACTACCGTCAACGACGGGGTTTTACCTGGTGGGGAATTCGTAATTTCCAATGCATCTTGCACGACCAACTGCCTTGCGGTGGTATTGAAAGCGATCCACGAAAATTTCGGAATTGAATTTGCCAGCATGAATACCATCCATGCTTTTACCCAGGACCAAAGACTACAGGATGCGCCACATAAGGATTTAAGAAGGGCCAGAGCAGCATCGATGAATATCATCCCCACCAGCACCGGAGCCGGATCTGCAGTGGAAGCCGTTTACCCGGCTATAAAGGGGAAACTGATGGCGTCATCTTACCGGGTGCCTATCATTACCGGGTCTTTGATCGAACTGGTATGCAAGCTGCAAAAACCTGCTGATGCAGACGCTGTAAATCAAATGTTTAGAGAGGAGGCTAACAACAGACTCAAGGGCATACTCGAATATTCTGAAAAACCTTTGGTCTCCACCGATATTATAGGAAATACACACAGTGCTATTTTTGATGCACCTCTTACAAATTACAAAGACGGATACCTGAAGGTAGTGGCCTGGTATGATAATGAAGCTGGCTATTCGGCGAGGCTTGCAGACTTGTGTATTAAATTTGCTCACCATTAA